In Mastacembelus armatus chromosome 4, fMasArm1.2, whole genome shotgun sequence, the following are encoded in one genomic region:
- the barhl2 gene encoding barH-like 2 homeobox protein: MEGSSGSSFGIDTILSSASNSGNPVLMNGDFRLGDSRTADFRSQATPSPCSEIDTVGTAPSSPISVTMEHAADPHLVQDSLQHHHHHHNQPQSLPLSPQQQPLAGAGCAPRTATSSFLIKDILGDSKPLAACAPYSTSVSSPHHTPKPESATAPDGFRPKLEQDENRSKLDKRDDIQSEMKCNGTKEEGDREISSSRDSPPVRTKKPRKARTAFTDHQLNQLERSFERQKYLSVQDRMDLAAALNLTDTQVKTWYQNRRTKWKRQTAVGLELLAEAGNYSALQRMFPSPYFYHPSLLGTVDSTTAAAAAAAMYSSMYRTPSTPHPSLQRPLVPRVLIHGLGPGGQPALNPLSNPMPGTPHPR, from the exons ATGGAAGGATCCAGCGGGTCGAGTTTTGGGATAGACACTATTTTATCCAGCGCTTCTAACTCTGGTAACCCCGTGCTAATGAACGGAGATTTTCGGCTCGGTGACAGCAGGACAGCGGATTTCAGGAGCCAGGCTACCCCGTCACCATGCTCGGAGATAGACACTGTGGGAACAGCCCCCTCGTCCCCCATCTCGGTCACCATGGAGCACGCCGCCGATCCGCATCTGGTCCAGGACAGCCTTCagcatcaccaccatcaccacaaCCAGCCGCAGAGTTTGCCGCTGtcgccgcagcagcagccactggCCGGGGCCGGCTGCGCCCCGAGGACTGCCACCTCCTCGTTTTTAATCAAAGACATTTTGGGCGACAGTAAACCGCTGGCAGCCTGCGCACCTTACAGCACCAGTGTATCCTCACCACACCACACACCAAAACCAGAAAGTGCCACGGCTCCGGACGGCTTCAGGCCCAAGTTGGAACAAGACGAAAACAGAAGCAAGTTGGACAAAAGAGACGACAttcaaagtgaaatgaaatgcaacG GGACTAAAGAAGAAGGTGACCGGGAAATCTCCAGTAGCAGAGACAGTCCACCGGTGCGCACGAAAAAACCTCGCAAAGCACGGACAGCCTTTACCGACCACCAGCTCAACCAGCTGGAGAGGAGCTTTGAGCGACAAAAATACCTCAGCGTGCAGGACCGCATGGACCTGGCCGCGGCTCTcaacctgacagacacacaagtCAAGACCTGGTACCAAAACAGACG GACGAAGTGGAAGAGGCAAACGGCGGTCGGATTAGAGCTCCTGGCTGAGGCAGGAAACTACTCGGCCTTACAGAGAATGTTCCCGTCGCCCTATTTCTACCACCCGAGCCTGCTGGGCACCGTGGACAGCACGACGGCGGCCGCGGCGGCCGCAGCCATGTACAGCAGTATGTACCGGACTCCTTCCACGCCGCACCCCAGCCTCCAGAGACCTCTCGTCCCGAGGGTGCTCATTCATGGCCTTGGGCCCGGGGGGCAACCGGCACTAAACCCCTTGTCTAACCCCATGCCCGGCACACCGCATCCGCGGTAA